The following coding sequences are from one Octopus bimaculoides isolate UCB-OBI-ISO-001 chromosome 3, ASM119413v2, whole genome shotgun sequence window:
- the LOC128247281 gene encoding uncharacterized protein LOC128247281, which produces MRTLFLPGKRCWTYFCLIALFNLISLYFGWTLFENLTRIGSRRHLSSRTKHDITPQMRSFLNDIEDTSLKTLRFEPLRKRSHRKFKNDLLSLTPRKRPPVAQMSSATNISSRSSPSNSKAKNGKKKIHENSLLIWKQSIFQEKPKDNNGSPKATDNKKNKKRRLASSRSIEFFNTRMNNDDLRAFTDILSRFVELVTTYNLTYFLYSGTLLGSFRHHGIIPWDDDMDVMMNVSEKPFIRQVLSSRSPNYILNDKQGKRWKFYSTLSRPIPGISWSWPYLDISFFRENKTHIWDADPTFSSSYTFHRKDVFPVSDRPFMDSMLPAPRNTGRFLRNRYSMKMCKSNTYDHKLERFVSKYQQKTISCEALVSLYPFVTHHSLPNGGANETLIFKGTVIRSFLRKYD; this is translated from the coding sequence ATGAGGACTTTATTTCTACCTGGGAAAAGATGCTGGACATATTTTTGTCTAATAGCACTGTTTAATTTGATAAGTCTTTATTTTGGTTGGACTCTCTTTGAGAATTTAACCCGAATCGGCAGTCGGCGACACCTTAGTAGTAGAACCAAACACGATATTACACCACAAATGAGAAGCTTCCTAAATGACATCGAAGACACTTCCTTGAAAACGTTACGTTTTGAACCTCTTCGGAAAAGGTCACATCGGAAATTCAAAAATGACCTGCTCTCACTTACACCTCGTAAGCGACCACCAGTAGCGCAGATGTCGTCTGCAACTAATATCTCATCTCGTTCTTCGCCATCAAATTCGAAAGCAaagaatggtaaaaagaaaatacatgaaaacAGTCTGTTGATTTGGAAACAGAGTATATTTCAAGAAAAACCTAAAGACAATAACGGTTCCCCGAAGGCTACggataacaaaaagaataaaaagagacgTTTAGCTTCGTCACGGAGCATTGAGTTTTTCAACACTCGAATGAACAATGACGATTTGAGAGCATTCACAGATATTTTGAGCCGATTTGTGGAACTGGTAACAACTTACAActtaacatattttctttacaGCGGAACTTTACTCGGTTCCTTCCGGCATCACGGAATCATACCTTGGGACGATGATATGGATGTTATGATGAATGTAAGTGAAAAGCCCTTCATTCGGCAAGTCCTTTCAAGCCGTTCACCAAATTACATTCTCAACGATAAACAAGGCAAGCGTTGGAAATTTTATTCCACTTTGTCTCGTCCTATTCCAGGGATTTCGTGGTCGTGGCCCTATTTGGACATAAGTTTCTTCCGGGAGAATAAGACCCACATCTGGGACGCTGATCCAACTTTCTCATCTTCTTATACATTCCATAGAAAAGATGTTTTTCCAGTAAGTGATCGTCCATTTATGGACTCGATGCTACCGGCTCCTAGAAACACGGGTCGTTTCTTGCGAAACCGTTATTCAATGAAAATGTGCAAATCTAACACCTACGATCATAAACTGGAAAGATTTGTTTCCAAATACCAACAAAAAACTATCTCATGTGAGGCACTAGTATCTCTTTATCCATTTGTTACTCACCATAGTTTACCAAACGGTGGAGCAAATGAAACTCTGATTTTCAAAGGTACTGTCATACGTTCGTTTTTGAGAAAATATGATTAA